From Streptomyces sp. NBC_01551:
GCCGATGGTCAGCGTGGACAGCAGGGTCAGGTGGCGCGGCAGGAACGGGTACTCCACCTGCCAGCAGACCACCAGGATCGCCAGCAGCACCGAGTACACCGTCTTCGTCAGGAAGAGGGTGGCGACCCGGGTGATGTTGCCGATGACCCGGCGGCCCTCGGCGACCACCGACGGGAGGGTGGAGAAGCTGTTGTTGAGCAGGACGATCTGCGCGACGGCCCGGGTGGCCTCGGAGCCTGAGCCCATCGAGACGCCGATGTCGGCGTCCTTGAGGGCCAGGACGTCGTTGACGCCGTCGCCCGTCATCGCGACGGTGTGGCCGCGGGACTGGAGCGCGCCGACCATGTCCCGCTTCTGCTGCGGGGTGACGCGGCCGAAGACCGCGTTGCCGTCGAGGACCTCGGCCATCTCGGCCCGCTCGGTGGGCAGCTTCCGCGCGTCGACCGTGTTCGTGGCGCCCGGCAGCCCGAGCTTGCCGGCCACCGCGCCGACGGAGATCGCGTTGTCGCCGGAGATGACCTTCGCCTTGACGTTCTGGTCCTCGAAGTAGCGCAGCGTGTCGGCCGCGTCGGGGCGCAGCCGCTGCTCCAGGACGACGAGCGCGGTCGGCCGGACCCCGGTGGCCACGGCCGCGTCGTCGAGTTCGCGGCCGGAGCGGGCCAGCAGGAGGACGCGCAGGCCCTGCTCGTTGAGTCCGTTGATCTCGTCGAGTGCCGGGTCCCCGGCCGGCAGGAGCACGTCGGGGGCGCCGAGCAGCCAGGTGGAGTTCTCGCCGTCGCCCTCGCTGAAGCTGGCGCCGCTGTACTTGCGGGCGGAGGAGAAGGGGAGCGATTCGGTGCAGCGCCACTCGGCGCTGTCGGGGTAGGCGTCGATGATGGCCTGGAGGCTGGCGTTGGGGCGCGGGTCGGACTCGCCGAGCGCGCCGAGGACCTTCTTGACGTACGCCGGCTCCGCGCCGCCCAGCGGCCGCAGCTCGGTGACGTCCATGCCGCCCTCGGTGAGGGTGCCGGTCTTGTCGAGGCAGACGACGTCGACGCGGGCGAGGCCCTCGATGGCGGGCAGTTCCTGCACCAGGCACTGTTTGCGGCCGAGCCGGATGACGCCGATGGCGAAGGCGACCGAGGTGAGCAGGACCAGGCCCTCGGGGATCATCGGGACGATGCCGCCGACGGTGCGGGCGATGGAGTCCTTGAGGTTGTTGTCCTTGACGACGAGCTGGCTGATGATCAGGCCGATCGAGGTCGGGATCATCATCCAGGTGACGTACTTGAGGATGGTGGAGATGCCGGAGCGCAGCTCGGAGTGGACGAGCGTGAACCGGGTGGCCTCTTCGGCCAGCTGGGCGGCGTACGCCTCGCGGCCGACCTTGGTGGCGGTGAACGCGCCGCCGCCGGCGACGACGAACGAGCCGGACATGACGGGGTCGCCGGGCTTCTTCAGGACGGGGTCGGCCTCGCCGGTGAGCAGGGACTCGTCGATCTCCAGGCCCTCGGCCTCGCCGACGGCGCCGTCGACGACGACCTTGTCTCCGGGCCCGAGTTCGATGACGTCGTCGAGGACGATCTCGGAGGTGGAGATCTCGGCGGTCTTGCCGTCGCGGCGGACGCTGGGTTTGACCTCACCGATGACGGCGAGGCCGTCCAGGGTCTTCTTGGCGCGCAGCTCCTGGATGATGCCGATGCCGGTGTTGGCGATGATCACGTAGCCGAAGAGGCTGTCCTGCGGCGGCGCGACGATCAGCATGATCACCCAGAGGACGCCGATGATGGCGTTGAACCGGGTGAAGACGTTGGCGCGGACGATGTCGGCGGTGGAGCGGCTGCTGCGGACGGGGACGTCGTTGACGGCGCCGCGGGCGACGCGTTCGGCGACCTCGGCGGTGGTCAGGCCGCCGGGCTTGAACCGGGGCGCGGGCGGGCGGACCGGGTGTACGGGGTCGAGTTCGGCTCCGGCGTCGATGGCGGTGCCGCCGACCTTGCCGGTGCCGGTGCCGTTGCCGCCGCCTCCCGGCTCGGGTCCCTCGGATTCGATCTTCGCCCGCTGCGTCATGCTTTCGACGGTAAAGGCGCTCGTGGCGCTTCACCCGCCGAGATGTCCGAATATCCGACTTCGGGATGAGCGGAATCGTCCCTGGGTAGCCCGCCGGCCCCGAGGCCCGCCCCGGGTCGCACCACGGCCCGGGGCCGGTCGCCGCCAACCCGGCGACGGCGGCCGCGCCGCGCCGACGCCGGCCGGAGCCACGCCGGTCGGGCCCGGGCCGGTCAGGCCTGAGCCGGGCCTGCGGCGTCGGGGCCGCCGGGCCCGGGTTCCGTCCCCGGCGCGGCCAGCGCATCCGCGTGGCGCTTGAGGGCGGCCTCGCGGCCGCGGACGTACCAGATGCCGATCAGGCCGAGGAAGCCGCCGGCCGCGCAGCACCAGACCCACCACAGCAGGTCCCGGTCGGCGAACCACCCATAGAAGGGGAGCTGGACGAGGAAGAGGGCGAACCAGATGATCGTGCCGCCGGTGACGGTCGCGACGATCGGACCCTCAAGGGGCTCCGGCGCCTCGTGCTTCGCAGTCCATTTCGCCATGCGCTCAAGTCTAGGTGCGCGCGATCGCGGTCTACGCGCGGAGATGGACGCCCTTTCGTTCATGTGTTCATACTGAAACGGTTTGGGCTTGGCCCATTTTCTTCGTATGAATCACCCAATGAGGACGTTGAGGACCGTATGAGCACGTCGGCCCCCGCCCCCGCCGAATCCACCCCCACCCCCGCGGAAAGCGCCCCGGCCCCCGGCGCGCCCCAGGGCGCGTCCGCCCTGGACCGCTACTTCAAGATCTCCGAGCGCGGTTCGACCGTGGCCCGCGAGTTCCGCGGCGGCCTGGCGACCTTCTTCGCGATGGCCTACATCATCGTGCTGAACCCGATCATCCTCGGCAGCGCGAAGGACATGTACGGGCACCAGCTCGACGGCGGCCAGCTCGTCACCGCCACCGTCCTGACGGCGGCGTTCTCCACGCTCCTCATGGGCGTCATCGGCAACGTCCCGATCGCCCTCGCGGCCGGTCTCGGCGTCAACACCGTCGTCGCGCTCCAGCTCGCCCCCCGGATGAGCTGGCCCGACGCCATGGGCATGGTGGTCCTCGCGGGCTTCGTGGTGATGCTGCTGGTCGCCACCGGCCTGCGCGAGCGCGTCATGAACGCCGTCCCGCTGGGCCTGCGCAAGGGCATCGCGATCGGCATCGGCCTGTTCATCATGCTGATCGGCCTGGTCGACTCGGGCTTCGTCACCCGCATCCCGGACGCCGCGCACACCACGGTCCCGCTCCAGCTCGGCACCGACGGCCACCTGCACGGCTGGCCCGTCCTGATCTTCGTCGTCGGCGTGCTGCTGACCCTGGCGCTGCTGATCCGCAAGACGCCGGGCGCGATCCTGATCTCCATCGTGGTCATGACCGTCATCGCGGTCGCCGTCCAGCTGATCGTGGGGCTGCCCGACTCCGGCTGGGGCCTGACCGTGCCCGAGTGGCCCGGCAACCCGGTGGCGGCGCCCGACTTCGGGCTCGTCGGCCAGGTCAGCCTGTTCGGCGGCTTCGAGAAGGTCGGGATGCTGACCGGCGTCCTCTTCGTCTTCACCGTGCTGCTGTCCTGCTTCTTCGACGCGATGGGCACGATCCTCGGCGTCGGCGACGAGGCGAAGCTGATCGACAAGAAGACCGGCGAGTTCCCCGGGATCAACCGGGTCCTGCTGGTCGACGGCCTGGCCGTCGCCTCGGGCGGCGCGACCTCCTCGTCGGCCACCACCTGCTT
This genomic window contains:
- a CDS encoding DUF2530 domain-containing protein; the encoded protein is MAKWTAKHEAPEPLEGPIVATVTGGTIIWFALFLVQLPFYGWFADRDLLWWVWCCAAGGFLGLIGIWYVRGREAALKRHADALAAPGTEPGPGGPDAAGPAQA
- a CDS encoding NCS2 family permease; the protein is MSTSAPAPAESTPTPAESAPAPGAPQGASALDRYFKISERGSTVAREFRGGLATFFAMAYIIVLNPIILGSAKDMYGHQLDGGQLVTATVLTAAFSTLLMGVIGNVPIALAAGLGVNTVVALQLAPRMSWPDAMGMVVLAGFVVMLLVATGLRERVMNAVPLGLRKGIAIGIGLFIMLIGLVDSGFVTRIPDAAHTTVPLQLGTDGHLHGWPVLIFVVGVLLTLALLIRKTPGAILISIVVMTVIAVAVQLIVGLPDSGWGLTVPEWPGNPVAAPDFGLVGQVSLFGGFEKVGMLTGVLFVFTVLLSCFFDAMGTILGVGDEAKLIDKKTGEFPGINRVLLVDGLAVASGGATSSSATTCFVESTAGVGEGARTGLANVVTGGLFAVALFLTPLATMVPSQAATPALVAVGFLILAGSVKDIDWSDFTIAVPAFLAMVMMPFTYSITNGIGIGFVSFCALRLATGRGREVPVAMYIVSAVFVFYYAMPALGLT
- a CDS encoding cation-translocating P-type ATPase; amino-acid sequence: MTQRAKIESEGPEPGGGGNGTGTGKVGGTAIDAGAELDPVHPVRPPAPRFKPGGLTTAEVAERVARGAVNDVPVRSSRSTADIVRANVFTRFNAIIGVLWVIMLIVAPPQDSLFGYVIIANTGIGIIQELRAKKTLDGLAVIGEVKPSVRRDGKTAEISTSEIVLDDVIELGPGDKVVVDGAVGEAEGLEIDESLLTGEADPVLKKPGDPVMSGSFVVAGGGAFTATKVGREAYAAQLAEEATRFTLVHSELRSGISTILKYVTWMMIPTSIGLIISQLVVKDNNLKDSIARTVGGIVPMIPEGLVLLTSVAFAIGVIRLGRKQCLVQELPAIEGLARVDVVCLDKTGTLTEGGMDVTELRPLGGAEPAYVKKVLGALGESDPRPNASLQAIIDAYPDSAEWRCTESLPFSSARKYSGASFSEGDGENSTWLLGAPDVLLPAGDPALDEINGLNEQGLRVLLLARSGRELDDAAVATGVRPTALVVLEQRLRPDAADTLRYFEDQNVKAKVISGDNAISVGAVAGKLGLPGATNTVDARKLPTERAEMAEVLDGNAVFGRVTPQQKRDMVGALQSRGHTVAMTGDGVNDVLALKDADIGVSMGSGSEATRAVAQIVLLNNSFSTLPSVVAEGRRVIGNITRVATLFLTKTVYSVLLAILVVCWQVEYPFLPRHLTLLSTLTIGVPAFFLALAPNKERAKPHFVKRVMRYAIPGGVIAAVATFVTYLVARHHYTGEGALEAESSAATLTLFLTSMWVLAIIARPYTWWRVGLVGAMGLAFLIVLVVPWLQSFFELKLVGTTMPWTAVAIAALAAFLIEVTFRWVDRKFPA